Proteins encoded by one window of Sulfurospirillum barnesii SES-3:
- the eutC gene encoding ethanolamine ammonia-lyase subunit EutC: MSHTVIHNPWSALRAYTDARIGLGRSGISIPTHELLNFQLSHAKARDAVHLPLHVNTLFEKFSHLCLDISLLSAQSQKGLLQEGVTPVLLHSQAQNRNTYLQRPDFGRRLNTASKEKLENLDKEESYDVGIVVVDGLSSLAIHENALPFIETLTKELAKDTQAWKLAPFCIVEQGRVAIGDEVGELLHVKSVVVLIGERPGLSSPDSLGLYMTYAPKGGLNDSHRNCISNIRKEGLSYEEAAKKALYLLKESRKLHLSGVAIKERAEEETQEQLKETNFLLN, from the coding sequence ATGAGTCACACCGTTATTCACAACCCATGGTCAGCGCTCAGAGCTTATACTGATGCACGCATTGGTCTTGGAAGAAGTGGGATTAGCATTCCAACGCATGAACTTTTAAACTTTCAACTCTCCCACGCAAAGGCTCGTGATGCGGTGCATTTGCCTTTACATGTAAACACACTTTTTGAAAAATTTTCTCACCTGTGTTTAGATATTTCGCTTCTTTCAGCGCAAAGCCAAAAAGGACTTTTACAAGAGGGCGTTACCCCCGTTTTGTTGCATTCACAAGCCCAAAATCGCAACACCTACCTACAACGACCCGACTTTGGACGAAGACTCAATACGGCCTCAAAAGAGAAGCTTGAAAACTTAGACAAAGAAGAGAGCTACGATGTTGGCATTGTCGTTGTTGATGGACTCTCTTCGCTTGCTATTCATGAAAATGCATTGCCATTCATTGAAACCCTTACCAAAGAGCTTGCTAAAGATACACAAGCATGGAAGCTTGCTCCGTTTTGCATTGTAGAACAAGGCAGGGTTGCCATTGGTGATGAAGTGGGAGAGCTTTTACATGTAAAGAGTGTTGTCGTCCTCATTGGTGAGCGTCCAGGGCTCAGTTCACCCGATAGCTTGGGCTTATACATGACCTATGCGCCCAAAGGAGGGTTGAATGATTCGCATCGTAATTGTATCTCTAATATTCGAAAAGAAGGACTGAGTTATGAAGAAGCGGCAAAAAAAGCGCTTTACTTATTGAAAGAATCACGAAAATTGCATCTTTCAGGCGTTGCGATTAAAGAGCGAGCAGAAGAAGAAACACAAGAACAACTCAAAGAAACAAATTTTCTACTAAACTAA
- the eat gene encoding ethanolamine permease, whose product MQTGVNVALNEEYLAKRQLKKGTAGWLLLAGLGISYVISGDFAGWNFGIAQAGWGGFLIASILMGTMYMLLVLSLAEMSAAIPAAGGGYSFARQVMGPTGGYLTGLAILIEYALAPAAIVIFIGAATEQLLGIDGPLVYAAFYAVFIGIHVLGAGEALKTMMVISALAVFAIIATAIALIGDFNVANLFDIAPSADVVGATHFLPLGWHGVWAALPFAMWLFLAVEGVPLAAEEAKNPAKDVPRGIIGAMVFLLLTAALVLFLLAGASGAQMMGESKVPLVDALNAVGNAKLATMVNVLALAGLIASFFSIIYGYSRLVFALSRAGYLPQFLSLTSERKTPIWALIIPGILGFFASLTGEGDLMLAMAVVGATISYALMSLSHILLRIKQPHMKRPYKTPGGIATSGIALILSLIALTGVYAFDPRAFNYTLILYVIGALYFFMYSKHHLVAKTAEEEFAMIAKAEQELEHEL is encoded by the coding sequence ATGCAAACAGGCGTAAATGTGGCACTCAATGAAGAGTATCTAGCCAAAAGACAGCTTAAAAAAGGAACAGCTGGTTGGTTGCTTTTAGCAGGACTTGGCATTTCCTATGTCATTTCAGGAGATTTTGCGGGATGGAATTTTGGTATCGCACAAGCAGGATGGGGTGGATTTCTCATTGCTTCCATTTTGATGGGTACTATGTATATGTTATTGGTGCTCTCTCTAGCAGAGATGTCCGCAGCCATTCCCGCAGCAGGTGGTGGATACAGTTTTGCAAGGCAAGTGATGGGACCAACGGGTGGCTATTTAACAGGGCTTGCCATTTTAATCGAATACGCTCTAGCCCCAGCAGCCATTGTCATCTTCATTGGTGCAGCAACGGAGCAGCTTTTGGGCATTGATGGACCTCTTGTTTATGCTGCATTTTATGCGGTATTTATTGGTATCCATGTTTTAGGAGCAGGTGAAGCGCTTAAAACCATGATGGTCATTAGCGCGTTGGCAGTCTTTGCCATTATTGCAACTGCTATTGCGCTCATAGGTGATTTTAATGTTGCTAATTTATTTGACATTGCACCATCAGCGGATGTTGTAGGGGCAACACACTTTTTACCACTAGGCTGGCATGGTGTTTGGGCAGCACTTCCCTTTGCAATGTGGTTATTTTTAGCCGTTGAGGGTGTGCCTTTGGCAGCAGAAGAGGCAAAAAATCCTGCCAAAGATGTTCCACGTGGCATCATCGGTGCGATGGTTTTTTTACTTCTTACCGCCGCATTGGTACTTTTTTTACTCGCAGGTGCAAGTGGTGCACAGATGATGGGAGAGAGTAAAGTCCCTTTAGTGGATGCATTAAATGCCGTTGGAAATGCAAAACTGGCTACCATGGTCAATGTTTTAGCCCTTGCAGGACTGATTGCCTCATTTTTCTCCATTATTTACGGTTACAGTAGACTGGTTTTTGCACTTTCAAGAGCAGGGTATTTGCCTCAATTTTTATCGCTGACCAGTGAGCGAAAAACGCCTATTTGGGCACTGATTATTCCTGGTATCTTAGGTTTTTTTGCTTCCTTAACAGGAGAAGGTGATTTGATGCTTGCGATGGCTGTTGTTGGTGCAACGATTTCGTATGCGTTAATGTCACTGAGTCATATTCTTCTACGCATCAAACAGCCGCATATGAAACGACCGTATAAAACCCCTGGTGGAATTGCAACATCAGGCATTGCTTTGATATTATCGCTTATTGCACTCACAGGTGTGTATGCCTTTGATCCACGAGCGTTTAATTATACATTAATCCTCTACGTCATAGGAGCACTTTACTTCTTTATGTACAGTAAACATCATTTGGTTGCTAAAACAGCGGAAGAAGAGTTTGCGATGATTGCAAAAGCAGAGCAAGAATTAGAGCACGAACTATAG
- the upp gene encoding uracil phosphoribosyltransferase yields the protein MHNVHVIKHPLIEHKLSILRDEKTEPFHFRLLVDEISYLMLFEATRDLPLRKVSVKTPVAVAEAQKLDAKIMICPILRAALGMLDSVFKLIPDASVGFLGFQRNEATLEAEFYYAKLPADHKERTAIIIDPMFATGGTAIDAVNFLKQKGVEDIRFLALVSAPEGLKRFYEVHPDVPVYTACIDEGLNENGYIVPGLGDAGDRVFNTQNS from the coding sequence ATGCACAATGTTCATGTTATTAAGCATCCATTGATTGAACACAAGCTTTCTATTTTAAGAGATGAAAAGACAGAGCCATTTCACTTTCGCTTGTTGGTCGATGAAATTTCGTATTTGATGTTATTTGAAGCGACACGAGATTTGCCCTTGCGAAAAGTGTCTGTTAAAACGCCTGTGGCGGTAGCTGAGGCTCAAAAATTGGATGCAAAAATTATGATTTGCCCCATTTTGCGAGCAGCACTTGGTATGCTAGATAGCGTTTTTAAACTTATTCCCGATGCAAGTGTTGGATTTTTAGGCTTTCAGCGCAATGAAGCAACACTTGAAGCAGAGTTTTATTATGCAAAGCTTCCAGCCGATCATAAAGAGCGTACAGCGATTATTATTGATCCTATGTTTGCCACAGGTGGAACAGCGATTGATGCGGTAAACTTTTTGAAACAAAAAGGGGTAGAGGATATTCGTTTTTTAGCGCTTGTTTCAGCACCTGAGGGCCTAAAACGTTTTTATGAGGTTCATCCTGATGTCCCTGTGTACACAGCGTGCATTGATGAGGGTTTGAATGAAAATGGCTATATTGTCCCTGGTCTTGGCGATGCAGGTGATAGAGTTTTTAATACACAAAATAGTTAA
- a CDS encoding malic enzyme-like NAD(P)-binding protein, giving the protein MSKGKVTKEESLAYHIGGKIEISVKSRCDSARDLSMAYTPGVAHPCLEIEKDNELAYQYTNKGNLVAVITDGTAVLGLGDIGAVAGKPVMEGKSVLFKKFANVDAFDIELDEHDADKIVEICKALSPTFGGINLEDIKAPKCFDIEEKLQASVNIPVMHDDQHGTAMITSAGLINALEISGKKIEDMKIVVSGAGAAGIACAKMYKLLGAKNIVMIDTKGVIHSGRTDLNKYKAEFALETSDRTLEDAMRGADMFLGLSAPGVVTQDMVKSMNPYPIIFALANPTPEILPEEVHAVRDDVMMGTGRSDYPNQVNNVLGFPFIFRGALDVKATKVTENMKMAAAVALAKLAKEEVPEYVKVAYNGEDLKFGYNYIIPKPFDRRVLVWVSAAVAEAAINDGVARVEDFDIGLYKRDLQEIIDAELK; this is encoded by the coding sequence GTGAGTAAAGGAAAAGTAACAAAAGAGGAATCTTTAGCGTACCACATTGGTGGAAAAATTGAGATTAGTGTGAAGTCACGTTGTGATAGCGCAAGAGATCTTTCTATGGCATATACCCCTGGCGTTGCGCATCCATGTTTAGAAATTGAAAAAGACAATGAATTGGCATACCAATACACCAATAAAGGGAATCTTGTTGCGGTTATTACCGATGGTACGGCTGTTTTAGGGCTTGGAGATATTGGTGCAGTTGCGGGTAAGCCTGTTATGGAAGGGAAATCTGTTCTGTTCAAAAAATTTGCAAATGTTGATGCGTTTGATATTGAATTAGACGAACATGACGCCGATAAAATTGTCGAGATTTGTAAAGCACTCTCTCCAACCTTTGGTGGTATTAACCTTGAAGATATTAAAGCGCCAAAATGTTTTGATATTGAAGAAAAACTTCAAGCAAGTGTCAACATTCCAGTCATGCATGATGACCAACATGGAACAGCGATGATTACCAGTGCTGGTTTAATTAATGCGCTTGAAATCAGCGGTAAAAAAATTGAAGATATGAAAATTGTAGTCTCTGGTGCAGGGGCAGCTGGTATTGCATGTGCAAAAATGTATAAACTCTTAGGTGCAAAAAACATTGTGATGATTGACACAAAAGGAGTGATTCACTCTGGAAGAACCGATTTGAACAAATACAAAGCAGAATTTGCGCTTGAAACCAGTGATAGAACCCTAGAAGATGCAATGCGTGGTGCGGATATGTTCTTAGGTCTCTCTGCTCCTGGCGTTGTGACTCAGGATATGGTTAAATCTATGAATCCTTACCCCATTATTTTCGCACTTGCTAACCCAACACCAGAGATTTTACCTGAAGAAGTCCATGCGGTAAGAGACGATGTTATGATGGGGACAGGCAGAAGCGACTATCCAAATCAGGTCAATAATGTCTTGGGTTTCCCTTTTATCTTTAGAGGTGCTTTGGATGTGAAAGCAACTAAAGTAACGGAAAATATGAAAATGGCAGCAGCGGTTGCGTTGGCAAAGTTGGCTAAAGAAGAAGTACCTGAATATGTTAAAGTAGCGTATAATGGTGAAGATTTGAAATTTGGTTATAACTACATCATCCCAAAACCGTTTGATAGACGTGTATTGGTTTGGGTAAGTGCAGCTGTTGCGGAAGCTGCGATTAATGATGGTGTTGCACGTGTGGAAGATTTTGATATTGGATTGTACAAACGCGATCTTCAAGAAATCATTGATGCTGAGCTTAAATAA